A single genomic interval of Primulina huaijiensis isolate GDHJ02 chromosome 7, ASM1229523v2, whole genome shotgun sequence harbors:
- the LOC140981336 gene encoding non-classical arabinogalactan protein 30-like: MASLLLLQLSVLLLISTVFATEDSSTQSHSPPAVAPQPSPYHHLTPPPSPSPAVKPPTQPTVKSPPHPPSTPPATAPSYPPPTPRKFVAVQGVVYCKSCKYVGVDTLMGAAPLSGAVVKLQCNNTKYHLEEQAMTDKNGFFFFMPHKVTTSGSHKCKVFLVSSPLSICNAPTNLNSGAAGATLKATKSPVTTGDKKLPFKLFTVGPFAFEPLKKLPCK; this comes from the exons ATGGCTTCACTTCTCCTCCTTCAGCTTTCCGTGCTACTACTCATCTCCACAGTCTTTGCTACTGAAGACTCCAGCACACAGTCACATTCCCCGCCGGCTGTCGCCCCGCAGCCGTCTCCCTACCACCACCTTACACCTCCTCCAAGCCCATCACCTGCAGTTAAACCTCCCACTCAGCCAACTGTCAAGTCTCCGCCGCATCCACCAAGCACCCCACCAGCGACAGCGCCTAGCTATCCTCCTCCGACACCAAGAAAATTCGTGGCTGTTCAAGGTGTTGTGTATTGTAAGTCATGCAAGTATGTTGGAGTCGATACTCTAATGGGCGCAGCCCCTCTTTCTG GAGCGGTGGTGAAGCTTCAATGCAACAACACAAAGTACCACTTAGAAGAACAAGCAATGACAGACAAAAatggcttcttcttcttcatgcCGCACAAGGTGACGACATCTGGTTCTCACAAATGCAAGGTGTTCCTAGTCTCTTCTCCCCTCTCCATATGTAACGCCCCCACCAACCTCAACAGCGGCGCCGCCGGTGCTACTTTAAAGGCCACAAAGTCGCCAGTCACCACCGGAGACAAGAAGCTCCCCTTCAAGCTCTTCACCGTTGGACCCTTCGCCTTCGAGCCCCTCAAGAAACTGCCATGCAAATGA
- the LOC140981021 gene encoding VQ motif-containing protein 4-like: protein MEKPPTVPETNSQSLLPSPNSHSSNSSTSSNGFLHHHTSPHSPRPPQPITRSEPNNQCPTTFVQADTNSFKKVVQMLTGSSETARMACRPEPLRSPIPPIKTGAKKDKSSSRLYERRSSLKNFKISPLGPGLSSTRPGVLAGHSGTPRPGTPEILSPSILDFPSLVLSPVTPLIPDPFNRSPINVHVQLAAANCNNMDMGAEEKAIKEKGFYLHESPANTPRDSEPRLLPLFPVTSPRVATSSNASSS from the coding sequence ATGGAAAAGCCGCCTACTGTCCCAGAAACCAACAGCCAATCTCTTCTTCCTTCCCCAAACAGCCACAGCTCAAATAGCTCGACCAGTAGCAATGGCTTCCTCCACCACCACACCTCGCCGCACTCCCCCCGCCCTCCGCAACCAATCACTAGATCTGAACCAAACAACCAGTGCCCTACCACCTTCGTCCAAGCCGACACCAACTCCTTCAAGAAAGTGGTCCAAATGCTCACCGGGTCGTCAGAGACCGCCCGTATGGCCTGCAGACCGGAACCACTGAGAAGCCCGATCCCACCCATCAAGACCGGAGCAAAGAAAGACAAATCTTCCTCGAGGCTTTATGAACGCCGAAGCAGCCTCAAAAACTTTAAGATCAGCCCTTTGGGCCCTGGTCTATCCAGCACTAGGCCCGGGGTTTTGGCCGGGCATTCGGGTACACCCAGACCTGGTACGCCGGAAATTCTGTCTCCCAGTATTCTTGATTTCCCTTCACTGGTTCTCAGCCCGGTCACGCCTCTGATACCCGACCCGTTCAACCGGTCACCCATTAACGTTCATGTTCAATTGGCTGCTGCCAATTGCAATAACATGGACATGGGGGCGGAAGAAAAAGCCATCAAAGAGAAAGGTTTCTACTTGCACGAGTCTCCGGCGAACACTCCGAGGGATTCGGAACCCCGGCTGCTGCCTCTATTTCCGGTTACATCGCCTAGAGTCGCGACTTCTAGTAATGCTTCTAGTTCTTGA
- the LOC140980316 gene encoding nonsense-mediated mRNA decay factor SMG7-like isoform X3 → MYEALISPKIIWLPRISFEMSSFLENQCKTQKSLAEVVSTEKRLLPLMYSKGILHGDVLEVYHEVRTGLEKILLSTDQMAEIQDVEYLLWKLHYKHINEFRKRISQQYLDKDNVKETHPQNVNSPSKFDLHLEGFKSFLSEAYEFYNGLILKLKRSCGLLEEGFLDNDASSFSVEPTKLRKCLFTCHRLLICLGDLARYAEILKKPDTRKWSVAANYYLKATKTWPESGNSHNQLALLATYVGDSFLALYHSLRSLEAKEPFPDAWRNLVLLFEENKSTAENGSSKEIEIAEMKNASAEIFDLWPSVIRTISFFIIRSSLEEFPRTFTHMLSSLEALLVVDDAELTATMESYQFVDSLIKAPYRAIQLVSTFIFMLHRLVQNPKLKDPTGIDEKMQSEYTPLALATVFICMGRLTERCQKCNMAKCPLLPAVLVFVEWLVGALDEAETHVTDERVVNAMTYFFGVLSEFLNRLDQNESVIDADNTALWEDHELRGFCPLAHVHEILDFTATDKEWRDDCDKRRSRRIFHAATRIVDRAKSSQDWISRDKEGRNFCSFKKEKCLSQAESSVTGSDSSLEVIISAETSSTLKKTQLMIAEDEEVILFKPITRHNSAPIYTPQSTTCPVSPEATDTQRTLLDECLRRATTFSTSQQSEDGDSFSFCSTVSDSGQHKLFKDLTTHSTGPPSLSAWVLNRGVSKYETENGKKDFNEHKKLSPIEEIASMSLSDLSISERKNFKIGHGPISTISYNSPPYVAPLPSAPLLPENAVWLKMSPLISPEYQNGSDGILGAAPYTNGVSNRSAIGSSPHRISGLVDGYPPVLRMSSSEWLYHYRNSQNVENTSNHISSPVYNTHPAFENFQANQVSSLDLCDQWGNHLVSNPMVYLGSPQSYPNTSPVYGSADQEQTREKLFTAYQRPVPYLCGVGTEIRQEQPPLLQYLKEREWLLQPELQLRGHTFIGN, encoded by the exons ATGTATGAAGCTTTGATTTCACCAAAGATTATTTGGCTGCCACGGATAAGCTTTGAGATGTCTTCCTTTCTTGAGAATCAATGCAAGACACAGAAGTCTTTAGCTGAG GTTGTTAGTACCGAGAAAAGGTTGTTACCTTTAATGTACTCCAAAGGTATTTTACATGGTGACGTTCTTGAGGTATACCATGAAGTCAGAACAGGATTGGAGAAAATTCTTTTGTCAactgatcagatggcagagattcaAGACGTGGAATATCTTCTATGGAAGCTGCACTACAAGCATATTAACGAATTCCGCAAAAGAATCAGTCAGCAATATTTGGATAAAGATAATGTTAAGGAGACTCATCCTCAAAACGTTAATTCTCCAAGCAAATTTGATCTTCATTTGGAAGGATTCAAGTCGTTCTTATCAGAAGCATATGAATTCTATAATGGTTTGATTCTCAAACTTAAACGAAGTTGTGGACTTCTGGAGGAAGGTTTCCTGGACAATGATGCTAGTTCGTTTTCTGTTGAGCCAACAAAGCTGCGCAAATGTCTATTTACATGCCACCGCCTTTTGATTTGTCTGGGTGATTTGGCTAGGTATGCAGAAATTCTTAAAAAACCCGATACTCGAAAATGGTCAGTGGCAGCAAACTACTACCTAAAAGCAACCAAAACTTGGCCAGAAAGTGGAAATTCTCATAATCAG TTGGCTTTGCTGGCAACATATGTTGGGGATTCTTTTCTTGCATTGTATCATTCGTTGAGGAGTTTAGAGGCGAAAGAGCCATTTCCTGATGCCTGGAGAAACCTTGTGCTACTCTTTGAAGAG AATAAATCTACTGCAGAGAATGGTTCTTCAAAAGAAATAGAAATAGCTGAGATGAAGAATGCTTCTGCTGAAATATTTGATCTGTGGCCATCTGTCATCCGAACTATAAGCTTCTTCATAATAAGATCCAG TTTGGAGGAATTTCCCCGCACATTCACCCATATGTTGAGCAGTTTAGAAGCTTTATTAGTAGTTGATGATGCAGAACTTACTGCAACAATGGAGTCTTATCAATTTGTGGATTCACTGATAAAGGCTCCTTATCGTGCCATTCAACTTGTTTCCACATTCATCTTCATGCTTCATAGACTGGTCCAGAACCCAAAACTAAAAGACCCAACAGGGATAGATGAGAAGATGCAGTCTGAATATACACCATTAGCATTGGCTACTGTTTTCATTTGCATGGGCCGACTCACTGAGAGATGTCAGAAGTGTAACATGGCAAAATGCCCACTTTTACCAGCGGTGCTGGTTTTCGTGGAGTGGTTAGTCGGAGCACTTGATGAAGCAGAAACGCATGTTACTGATGAAAGGGTTGTGAATGCAATGACTTACTTTTTCGGTGTTTTATCTGAGTTCTTGAACAGACTTGATCAAAATGAGAGCGTGATAGATGCAGATAATACTGCTCTTTGGGAAGATCATGAGTTGAGAGGCTTTTGCCCGTTAGCCCACGTGCATGAAATACTGGATTTCACCGCCACTGACAAGGAATGGAGGGACGATTGTGATAAAAGGCGTTCTCGGCGTATATTTCATGCTGCAACAAGAATTGTGGACCGAGCCAAAAGTTCGCAAGATTGGATCTCCAGAGACAAAGAGGGAAGAAATTTCTGCAGtttcaagaaagaaaaatgTCTAAGCCAAGCAGAATCATCCGTCACAGGATCTGATTCCAGCCTTGAAGTTATTATAAGTGCAGAGACATCGTCAACTCTAAAGAAAACACAATTAATGATTGCTGAGGATGAAGAGGTAATTCTTTTCAAGCCAATCACAAGACACAACTCGGCTCCAATTTATACCCCTCAATCTACAACATGCCCGGTTAGTCCTGAAGCCACAGATACACAGAGAACACTTCTTGATGAATGCTTACGCCGTGCCACGACATTTTCCACCAGTCAGCAGTCAGAAGATGGTGATTCATTCAGTTTCTGCTCCACCGTGTCTGATTCAGGACAACACAAGCTTTTCAAGGACTTGACAACCCACTCCACTGGACCTCCCTCCCTGAGTGCATGGGTCCTCAATAGAGGAGTTTCGAAGTATGAAACAGAAAATGGGAAGAAAGACTTCAATGAACACAAGAAGCTCAGTCCTATCGAGGAAATAGCCTCTATGTCCTTATCCGATCTATCCATATCGGAAAGAAAGAATTTCAAGATAGGCCACGGGCCTATTTCAACAATCAGCTACAATTCACCTCCTTATGTTGCACCTTTACCTTCTGCTCCTTTATTACCAGAAAATGCCGTTTGGTTGAAAATGAGTCCATTAATCTCACCTGAGTACCAGAATGGATCAGATGGGATTCTAGGTGCGGCACCATACACAAATGGTGTTTCAAATCGTTCAGCAATCGGATCTTCTCCTCACAGAATATCTGGTCTCGTTGATGGTTACCCACCAGTTCTTCGAATGAGTTCTTCAGAGTGGCTTTATCACTACAGAAACAGTCAAAATGTGGAGAATACCTCCAACCACATATCATCGCCTGTTTACAACACTCACCCTGCCTTCGAGAATTTTCAAGCAAACCAAGTTAGCAGTCTTGATCTATGTGATCAGTGGGGAAACCATTTGGTTTCAAATCCAATGGTTTACCTGGGGAGCCCCCAATCATATCCAAATACATCTCCTGTATATGGGTCAGCAGATCAAGAACAGACGAGGGAAAAATTATTTACAGCTTACCAAAGACCTGTTCCTTATTTATGTGGTGTTGGCACGGAGATTAGACAAGAACAGCCGCCACTTTTGCAGTATCTTAAGGAGAGAGAGTGGCTGCTGCAACCAGAATTGCAGCTTAGGGGTCATACTTTTATCGGAAACTGA
- the LOC140980316 gene encoding nonsense-mediated mRNA decay factor SMG7-like isoform X1, which yields MYEALISPKIIWLPRISFEMSSFLENQCKTQKSLAEVVSTEKRLLPLMYSKGILHGDVLEVYHEVRTGLEKILLSTDQMAEIQDVEYLLWKLHYKHINEFRKRISQQYLDKDNVKETHPQNVNSPSKFDLHLEGFKSFLSEAYEFYNGLILKLKRSCGLLEEGFLDNDASSFSVEPTKLRKCLFTCHRLLICLGDLARYAEILKKPDTRKWSVAANYYLKATKTWPESGNSHNQLALLATYVGDSFLALYHSLRSLEAKEPFPDAWRNLVLLFEEKKSTQLPSFSTEVSFDFYDIPGRNFLQNKSTAENGSSKEIEIAEMKNASAEIFDLWPSVIRTISFFIIRSSLEEFPRTFTHMLSSLEALLVVDDAELTATMESYQFVDSLIKAPYRAIQLVSTFIFMLHRLVQNPKLKDPTGIDEKMQSEYTPLALATVFICMGRLTERCQKCNMAKCPLLPAVLVFVEWLVGALDEAETHVTDERVVNAMTYFFGVLSEFLNRLDQNESVIDADNTALWEDHELRGFCPLAHVHEILDFTATDKEWRDDCDKRRSRRIFHAATRIVDRAKSSQDWISRDKEGRNFCSFKKEKCLSQAESSVTGSDSSLEVIISAETSSTLKKTQLMIAEDEEVILFKPITRHNSAPIYTPQSTTCPVSPEATDTQRTLLDECLRRATTFSTSQQSEDGDSFSFCSTVSDSGQHKLFKDLTTHSTGPPSLSAWVLNRGVSKYETENGKKDFNEHKKLSPIEEIASMSLSDLSISERKNFKIGHGPISTISYNSPPYVAPLPSAPLLPENAVWLKMSPLISPEYQNGSDGILGAAPYTNGVSNRSAIGSSPHRISGLVDGYPPVLRMSSSEWLYHYRNSQNVENTSNHISSPVYNTHPAFENFQANQVSSLDLCDQWGNHLVSNPMVYLGSPQSYPNTSPVYGSADQEQTREKLFTAYQRPVPYLCGVGTEIRQEQPPLLQYLKEREWLLQPELQLRGHTFIGN from the exons ATGTATGAAGCTTTGATTTCACCAAAGATTATTTGGCTGCCACGGATAAGCTTTGAGATGTCTTCCTTTCTTGAGAATCAATGCAAGACACAGAAGTCTTTAGCTGAG GTTGTTAGTACCGAGAAAAGGTTGTTACCTTTAATGTACTCCAAAGGTATTTTACATGGTGACGTTCTTGAGGTATACCATGAAGTCAGAACAGGATTGGAGAAAATTCTTTTGTCAactgatcagatggcagagattcaAGACGTGGAATATCTTCTATGGAAGCTGCACTACAAGCATATTAACGAATTCCGCAAAAGAATCAGTCAGCAATATTTGGATAAAGATAATGTTAAGGAGACTCATCCTCAAAACGTTAATTCTCCAAGCAAATTTGATCTTCATTTGGAAGGATTCAAGTCGTTCTTATCAGAAGCATATGAATTCTATAATGGTTTGATTCTCAAACTTAAACGAAGTTGTGGACTTCTGGAGGAAGGTTTCCTGGACAATGATGCTAGTTCGTTTTCTGTTGAGCCAACAAAGCTGCGCAAATGTCTATTTACATGCCACCGCCTTTTGATTTGTCTGGGTGATTTGGCTAGGTATGCAGAAATTCTTAAAAAACCCGATACTCGAAAATGGTCAGTGGCAGCAAACTACTACCTAAAAGCAACCAAAACTTGGCCAGAAAGTGGAAATTCTCATAATCAG TTGGCTTTGCTGGCAACATATGTTGGGGATTCTTTTCTTGCATTGTATCATTCGTTGAGGAGTTTAGAGGCGAAAGAGCCATTTCCTGATGCCTGGAGAAACCTTGTGCTACTCTTTGAAGAG AAAAAGTCTACTCAGTTGCCATCATTTTCTACTGAGGTGTCATTCGACTTTTATGATATACCTGGAAGAAATTTCTTGCAGAATAAATCTACTGCAGAGAATGGTTCTTCAAAAGAAATAGAAATAGCTGAGATGAAGAATGCTTCTGCTGAAATATTTGATCTGTGGCCATCTGTCATCCGAACTATAAGCTTCTTCATAATAAGATCCAG TTTGGAGGAATTTCCCCGCACATTCACCCATATGTTGAGCAGTTTAGAAGCTTTATTAGTAGTTGATGATGCAGAACTTACTGCAACAATGGAGTCTTATCAATTTGTGGATTCACTGATAAAGGCTCCTTATCGTGCCATTCAACTTGTTTCCACATTCATCTTCATGCTTCATAGACTGGTCCAGAACCCAAAACTAAAAGACCCAACAGGGATAGATGAGAAGATGCAGTCTGAATATACACCATTAGCATTGGCTACTGTTTTCATTTGCATGGGCCGACTCACTGAGAGATGTCAGAAGTGTAACATGGCAAAATGCCCACTTTTACCAGCGGTGCTGGTTTTCGTGGAGTGGTTAGTCGGAGCACTTGATGAAGCAGAAACGCATGTTACTGATGAAAGGGTTGTGAATGCAATGACTTACTTTTTCGGTGTTTTATCTGAGTTCTTGAACAGACTTGATCAAAATGAGAGCGTGATAGATGCAGATAATACTGCTCTTTGGGAAGATCATGAGTTGAGAGGCTTTTGCCCGTTAGCCCACGTGCATGAAATACTGGATTTCACCGCCACTGACAAGGAATGGAGGGACGATTGTGATAAAAGGCGTTCTCGGCGTATATTTCATGCTGCAACAAGAATTGTGGACCGAGCCAAAAGTTCGCAAGATTGGATCTCCAGAGACAAAGAGGGAAGAAATTTCTGCAGtttcaagaaagaaaaatgTCTAAGCCAAGCAGAATCATCCGTCACAGGATCTGATTCCAGCCTTGAAGTTATTATAAGTGCAGAGACATCGTCAACTCTAAAGAAAACACAATTAATGATTGCTGAGGATGAAGAGGTAATTCTTTTCAAGCCAATCACAAGACACAACTCGGCTCCAATTTATACCCCTCAATCTACAACATGCCCGGTTAGTCCTGAAGCCACAGATACACAGAGAACACTTCTTGATGAATGCTTACGCCGTGCCACGACATTTTCCACCAGTCAGCAGTCAGAAGATGGTGATTCATTCAGTTTCTGCTCCACCGTGTCTGATTCAGGACAACACAAGCTTTTCAAGGACTTGACAACCCACTCCACTGGACCTCCCTCCCTGAGTGCATGGGTCCTCAATAGAGGAGTTTCGAAGTATGAAACAGAAAATGGGAAGAAAGACTTCAATGAACACAAGAAGCTCAGTCCTATCGAGGAAATAGCCTCTATGTCCTTATCCGATCTATCCATATCGGAAAGAAAGAATTTCAAGATAGGCCACGGGCCTATTTCAACAATCAGCTACAATTCACCTCCTTATGTTGCACCTTTACCTTCTGCTCCTTTATTACCAGAAAATGCCGTTTGGTTGAAAATGAGTCCATTAATCTCACCTGAGTACCAGAATGGATCAGATGGGATTCTAGGTGCGGCACCATACACAAATGGTGTTTCAAATCGTTCAGCAATCGGATCTTCTCCTCACAGAATATCTGGTCTCGTTGATGGTTACCCACCAGTTCTTCGAATGAGTTCTTCAGAGTGGCTTTATCACTACAGAAACAGTCAAAATGTGGAGAATACCTCCAACCACATATCATCGCCTGTTTACAACACTCACCCTGCCTTCGAGAATTTTCAAGCAAACCAAGTTAGCAGTCTTGATCTATGTGATCAGTGGGGAAACCATTTGGTTTCAAATCCAATGGTTTACCTGGGGAGCCCCCAATCATATCCAAATACATCTCCTGTATATGGGTCAGCAGATCAAGAACAGACGAGGGAAAAATTATTTACAGCTTACCAAAGACCTGTTCCTTATTTATGTGGTGTTGGCACGGAGATTAGACAAGAACAGCCGCCACTTTTGCAGTATCTTAAGGAGAGAGAGTGGCTGCTGCAACCAGAATTGCAGCTTAGGGGTCATACTTTTATCGGAAACTGA
- the LOC140980316 gene encoding nonsense-mediated mRNA decay factor SMG7-like isoform X2, translating into MSSFLENQCKTQKSLAEVVSTEKRLLPLMYSKGILHGDVLEVYHEVRTGLEKILLSTDQMAEIQDVEYLLWKLHYKHINEFRKRISQQYLDKDNVKETHPQNVNSPSKFDLHLEGFKSFLSEAYEFYNGLILKLKRSCGLLEEGFLDNDASSFSVEPTKLRKCLFTCHRLLICLGDLARYAEILKKPDTRKWSVAANYYLKATKTWPESGNSHNQLALLATYVGDSFLALYHSLRSLEAKEPFPDAWRNLVLLFEEKKSTQLPSFSTEVSFDFYDIPGRNFLQNKSTAENGSSKEIEIAEMKNASAEIFDLWPSVIRTISFFIIRSSLEEFPRTFTHMLSSLEALLVVDDAELTATMESYQFVDSLIKAPYRAIQLVSTFIFMLHRLVQNPKLKDPTGIDEKMQSEYTPLALATVFICMGRLTERCQKCNMAKCPLLPAVLVFVEWLVGALDEAETHVTDERVVNAMTYFFGVLSEFLNRLDQNESVIDADNTALWEDHELRGFCPLAHVHEILDFTATDKEWRDDCDKRRSRRIFHAATRIVDRAKSSQDWISRDKEGRNFCSFKKEKCLSQAESSVTGSDSSLEVIISAETSSTLKKTQLMIAEDEEVILFKPITRHNSAPIYTPQSTTCPVSPEATDTQRTLLDECLRRATTFSTSQQSEDGDSFSFCSTVSDSGQHKLFKDLTTHSTGPPSLSAWVLNRGVSKYETENGKKDFNEHKKLSPIEEIASMSLSDLSISERKNFKIGHGPISTISYNSPPYVAPLPSAPLLPENAVWLKMSPLISPEYQNGSDGILGAAPYTNGVSNRSAIGSSPHRISGLVDGYPPVLRMSSSEWLYHYRNSQNVENTSNHISSPVYNTHPAFENFQANQVSSLDLCDQWGNHLVSNPMVYLGSPQSYPNTSPVYGSADQEQTREKLFTAYQRPVPYLCGVGTEIRQEQPPLLQYLKEREWLLQPELQLRGHTFIGN; encoded by the exons ATGTCTTCCTTTCTTGAGAATCAATGCAAGACACAGAAGTCTTTAGCTGAG GTTGTTAGTACCGAGAAAAGGTTGTTACCTTTAATGTACTCCAAAGGTATTTTACATGGTGACGTTCTTGAGGTATACCATGAAGTCAGAACAGGATTGGAGAAAATTCTTTTGTCAactgatcagatggcagagattcaAGACGTGGAATATCTTCTATGGAAGCTGCACTACAAGCATATTAACGAATTCCGCAAAAGAATCAGTCAGCAATATTTGGATAAAGATAATGTTAAGGAGACTCATCCTCAAAACGTTAATTCTCCAAGCAAATTTGATCTTCATTTGGAAGGATTCAAGTCGTTCTTATCAGAAGCATATGAATTCTATAATGGTTTGATTCTCAAACTTAAACGAAGTTGTGGACTTCTGGAGGAAGGTTTCCTGGACAATGATGCTAGTTCGTTTTCTGTTGAGCCAACAAAGCTGCGCAAATGTCTATTTACATGCCACCGCCTTTTGATTTGTCTGGGTGATTTGGCTAGGTATGCAGAAATTCTTAAAAAACCCGATACTCGAAAATGGTCAGTGGCAGCAAACTACTACCTAAAAGCAACCAAAACTTGGCCAGAAAGTGGAAATTCTCATAATCAG TTGGCTTTGCTGGCAACATATGTTGGGGATTCTTTTCTTGCATTGTATCATTCGTTGAGGAGTTTAGAGGCGAAAGAGCCATTTCCTGATGCCTGGAGAAACCTTGTGCTACTCTTTGAAGAG AAAAAGTCTACTCAGTTGCCATCATTTTCTACTGAGGTGTCATTCGACTTTTATGATATACCTGGAAGAAATTTCTTGCAGAATAAATCTACTGCAGAGAATGGTTCTTCAAAAGAAATAGAAATAGCTGAGATGAAGAATGCTTCTGCTGAAATATTTGATCTGTGGCCATCTGTCATCCGAACTATAAGCTTCTTCATAATAAGATCCAG TTTGGAGGAATTTCCCCGCACATTCACCCATATGTTGAGCAGTTTAGAAGCTTTATTAGTAGTTGATGATGCAGAACTTACTGCAACAATGGAGTCTTATCAATTTGTGGATTCACTGATAAAGGCTCCTTATCGTGCCATTCAACTTGTTTCCACATTCATCTTCATGCTTCATAGACTGGTCCAGAACCCAAAACTAAAAGACCCAACAGGGATAGATGAGAAGATGCAGTCTGAATATACACCATTAGCATTGGCTACTGTTTTCATTTGCATGGGCCGACTCACTGAGAGATGTCAGAAGTGTAACATGGCAAAATGCCCACTTTTACCAGCGGTGCTGGTTTTCGTGGAGTGGTTAGTCGGAGCACTTGATGAAGCAGAAACGCATGTTACTGATGAAAGGGTTGTGAATGCAATGACTTACTTTTTCGGTGTTTTATCTGAGTTCTTGAACAGACTTGATCAAAATGAGAGCGTGATAGATGCAGATAATACTGCTCTTTGGGAAGATCATGAGTTGAGAGGCTTTTGCCCGTTAGCCCACGTGCATGAAATACTGGATTTCACCGCCACTGACAAGGAATGGAGGGACGATTGTGATAAAAGGCGTTCTCGGCGTATATTTCATGCTGCAACAAGAATTGTGGACCGAGCCAAAAGTTCGCAAGATTGGATCTCCAGAGACAAAGAGGGAAGAAATTTCTGCAGtttcaagaaagaaaaatgTCTAAGCCAAGCAGAATCATCCGTCACAGGATCTGATTCCAGCCTTGAAGTTATTATAAGTGCAGAGACATCGTCAACTCTAAAGAAAACACAATTAATGATTGCTGAGGATGAAGAGGTAATTCTTTTCAAGCCAATCACAAGACACAACTCGGCTCCAATTTATACCCCTCAATCTACAACATGCCCGGTTAGTCCTGAAGCCACAGATACACAGAGAACACTTCTTGATGAATGCTTACGCCGTGCCACGACATTTTCCACCAGTCAGCAGTCAGAAGATGGTGATTCATTCAGTTTCTGCTCCACCGTGTCTGATTCAGGACAACACAAGCTTTTCAAGGACTTGACAACCCACTCCACTGGACCTCCCTCCCTGAGTGCATGGGTCCTCAATAGAGGAGTTTCGAAGTATGAAACAGAAAATGGGAAGAAAGACTTCAATGAACACAAGAAGCTCAGTCCTATCGAGGAAATAGCCTCTATGTCCTTATCCGATCTATCCATATCGGAAAGAAAGAATTTCAAGATAGGCCACGGGCCTATTTCAACAATCAGCTACAATTCACCTCCTTATGTTGCACCTTTACCTTCTGCTCCTTTATTACCAGAAAATGCCGTTTGGTTGAAAATGAGTCCATTAATCTCACCTGAGTACCAGAATGGATCAGATGGGATTCTAGGTGCGGCACCATACACAAATGGTGTTTCAAATCGTTCAGCAATCGGATCTTCTCCTCACAGAATATCTGGTCTCGTTGATGGTTACCCACCAGTTCTTCGAATGAGTTCTTCAGAGTGGCTTTATCACTACAGAAACAGTCAAAATGTGGAGAATACCTCCAACCACATATCATCGCCTGTTTACAACACTCACCCTGCCTTCGAGAATTTTCAAGCAAACCAAGTTAGCAGTCTTGATCTATGTGATCAGTGGGGAAACCATTTGGTTTCAAATCCAATGGTTTACCTGGGGAGCCCCCAATCATATCCAAATACATCTCCTGTATATGGGTCAGCAGATCAAGAACAGACGAGGGAAAAATTATTTACAGCTTACCAAAGACCTGTTCCTTATTTATGTGGTGTTGGCACGGAGATTAGACAAGAACAGCCGCCACTTTTGCAGTATCTTAAGGAGAGAGAGTGGCTGCTGCAACCAGAATTGCAGCTTAGGGGTCATACTTTTATCGGAAACTGA